GGCGTCGTCGGCGCTTTTGCGCATTTTTTCGTAAAGCGCCATGGACGCGCGAACGAACGCGGTCTTGGTAAACTTGGCTTCGTACGTCCGCGTCCCCTGATCCACCAAGTGCTGCGCCAAAGTCGCGTCTTCGGTCACACGGCGGAGCGCTTCGCGTAGAGCATCCGGGTTATCTTTCGGGACAAGCAGTGCATCGACTTCGTTGGTCACCGTGGCGGCGGGTCCGGCGGCGTCCGCCACGACAAGCGGCTTTTTCGCCGCCCACGCTTCGATCGTCACATTGCCGAACGGCTCGTAGCGCGATGGGAACGCGACGACGTCGCACGCTGCGAGCAGATTGGCCCGATCGGTTCGCCAGCCAAGCCAGCGAACACGGTCGTCGACGCCAAGCCTTTTGGCCATCGCTTTGAGGTCAGCCTCGAGCGGCCCTTCACCGGCGATCCAGGCATAAACGCCAGGCAGGCCGACCATCGCTTCGAGCAACGTGTCGATGCCCTTCTTCCAGTGCAGTCGCGCCAGCGTCAGCAAAGCCGGGGCGCCCTCAGGCGTATCCAATGTGGCGCGCGGTGTTGGCGGCGCGATTTCGAGATTGGCGTAAGAGTTCAGTACCGACACGCGTTCCGGCGGGGCGCCTTCCTTGCGGATGTGGGCGGCGAGGTCTTCGGTCATGCCAACATGCCAGGCGCAATTCTTGAAGCGCTCGAGCTTGTAATAGCCGCCGTACCAGCCGACAGAACGCTCGCGGTATTTCTTCGGTGCGAACGTGCCGGCGCGGCCCATCCAATAATGGATCACGTCCGGCTGGAATTGTTCGGCGATCTCCTTGATCGCTTGCTTTGTCGGTTCGCGCCAAAGCTTATCGAATTTGGCGATTGTGACAGGAACGCCAGCGTTCGCGAGCGCGGCCAGCCGCGCCTCGTTGTGGTCACGCGTGATGAC
This window of the alpha proteobacterium U9-1i genome carries:
- a CDS encoding glycosyltransferase, whose translation is MRVLHVIAGAKEGGAESIMLDAALALAEAGVVQHVITRDHNEARLAALANAGVPVTIAKFDKLWREPTKQAIKEIAEQFQPDVIHYWMGRAGTFAPKKYRERSVGWYGGYYKLERFKNCAWHVGMTEDLAAHIRKEGAPPERVSVLNSYANLEIAPPTPRATLDTPEGAPALLTLARLHWKKGIDTLLEAMVGLPGVYAWIAGEGPLEADLKAMAKRLGVDDRVRWLGWRTDRANLLAACDVVAFPSRYEPFGNVTIEAWAAKKPLVVADAAGPAATVTNEVDALLVPKDNPDALREALRRVTEDATLAQHLVDQGTRTYEAKFTKTAFVRASMALYEKMRKSADDAEQNAA